In Lycium ferocissimum isolate CSIRO_LF1 chromosome 7, AGI_CSIRO_Lferr_CH_V1, whole genome shotgun sequence, the sequence TTGAATACATTTCCCGAGACTTTGAGCTAATTGCTCGTGCATTTTAAATCCTTCGAATTTTCATATAGATTTCATTATCAAGTGAGCCATAAAGGTAAGTCGTAACAACATCCATCGATGTATTTCAAGGTTTTCATGTACATGCCTAAACCGATGAGATATCGAAATGTTATGCCATCCATAACGGGTGAATATGTTTCTTTATAGTCGATACCGGGTCTTTGAGAGAATCCTTGTGCAACAAGGCGTGCCTTGTATCTCACAATTTCAGTTTTCTGATTTCTTTTCCGCACAAAGACCTATTTGTGGCCAACTGGTTTCACACCATTAGGCGTTTGGACTACCGGTCCAAAAACCTCACGTTTGGCAAGTGAATTCAATTCGATCGAACCGCCTTGCCATTTTGGCCAATCATATCTTTGTCGACATTCTTCGATAGATTGAGGTTCCTGATCCTCAGTATCTTTCATAATATTCAGTGCAACATTATATGCAAAAACATTATCCACCATAATCTTCGATCGATTCAAATCTATCCCATCACCAGAAGAACTCAATGATAGTTCTTTACTCACTTGAGTCACAGGTTCCCTAATATCTTCAGGAATATCAGGATTAATCAGATCTTGAATATCTTCATGATATTCTTTCATAGTGTCATTCTGATCATTTTTCGTGTttctttttctaggatttttatcCTTAGAACCCAATGGCCTACCACGCTTCAGGCGTGTATGAGATTCAGAGGCGATGACACTAGTAGATTGTCCCTTTGGGACATCAATTCGGATAGGCACATTCTCTGCAGGGATATGTGACTTAGTtatccttttcaaatcagtAAATGCGTCTGGcatttgatttgctatttttTTGCAAGTGAATGATCTTCTGGATCTCCTGTTCACATATAGGGGCACGTGGATCAAAATGAGATAATGATGAAACTTTCCACGCAATTTCTGTTTTGATTTCATTTCTCTCTCCCCCTAATTCTGGAAAATTTGTTTTATCAAATCGACAATCTAGAAATCGGCAAGAATAAATCTTCCGTCAATGGCTCAAGATAGCGAATAATGGAGGGTGATTCAAACCCAACATATATTCCTAACCTTCTTTGGCCCATCTTAGTGCGTCATGTGGCGGTGCTATCGGCACATATACAAGACAACCAAAGATTCGAGATGAGCAATATTTGGTTCATGACCAAGTACTAATTGTGACGgggagtatttattataatgagtCGGTCTGAGACGAATAAGAGATGTTGCATGTAAGATAGCATGAACCCATACGGTAGTGGGCAACCGTGTTTTCATAAGTAGTGTTCTTGCTATCAATTATAGTCGTTTAATAAATGACTCAGCAAGGCCATTTTGGGTATGAACATGAGCTACAGGATGTTCAACTTTTATCCCAACTGacaaacaataatcatcaaaAGTTTGAGACGTAAATTCTTTGGCATTATCGAGGCGTATAGCCTTAATGGGATAATCCGAAAATTGTGCCCTTAAGTGTATTATTTGTGCCAATAATTTCGCAAACGCCAGGTTGCGAGACGATAGGAGGCACACATGAGACCATCTTGAAGATACGTCTATTAGGACCATAAAGTATCTAAATGACCCACAAGGTGGATGAATAGGTCCACATATATCCCCATGTATACGCTCTAGAAAGGCGGGAGATTCAACGTCAACTTTCATCGGTGATGGCTTAGCTATCAATTTACCCCGATAACAAGCGCAAGACATGAAAATTCACCACTTTTAAGAATCTTCGTGTTCTTAAGTGGATGcccatttgaattttcaataattcgTCTCATCATTATTGATCCAGGGTGACCTATTCAAATATGCCAAAGCACAAAAgtacttgaatcattaaacttcgtTTACGATCGAGTGTGCTTCAATTGTTCTAATTTCGCATAATACGTACTTAAGACAAAGTTGGTAATTTCTCCAAAACATATTTCTCGGCGAGACATTCTTTGTAATGGCAAGATATTCATCATTTATTTCGCTTAATGTCTCAACGTGAAACCCATTACGGCGGATATCTTTGAAACTTAACAAGTTTCTTGGGGATTTAGAAGAGAATAATGCATCTTCTATAACAAGTTTCGTCCCCTTAGGTAGAAATATAGTAGCTCTTCCGGAGCCTTCAATCAATTTCGAATTGCCAGAAATTGTACTAATATTTCCCCTTTTTCTACGCAAGTGAGAAAAGTATTTTTCATCTTTGAATATGGCATGCGTTGTTCCACtatcaatcacacaaatatctttatgATTGGTCATTGatccaaataaaatttgagaaatttcCATAGATTCTTCAAAATGAAAGGATAGACAAAGTGAACATGAAAGTAGATACTATTATTAAACAAAACATTACACAAACTTTATTTACATAACTATGGAAACATAACTATTATAGATAATAGTAACAACATGGATGAAAATATCTTAACTATTACAGATCCATCACCGACCAAATGATCTATTTTTCCTTCAGGGAGTTCAAAGAAATCTGCCACATCTAGATGCATGGGCTCAACATTATCTTCAGAAATAAAATTTGCTTCGGCATTCTTTTCTGCCTTTTTGAGGGAGGCTTGATACAGCTCAACTAGGTGCTTTGGCGTACGACAGGTACGTGACCGAGGCCCCTTTCTCCACATCGAAAGCATTTATTTTCTCGAATTTTTCTTTTGCACAAACcttcatgcttttcatccttCCTTTTACACTGCTGGAGGTGAAGGGTATTATTTGGTGCAAGACGAGAATCATGATTAAAATTCCTTCCTCGACCACGGCCATGACCACGACTAGGGCCACGACCTCTTCTACGCCTAGAATGGCGAAAATTTGCctcattcacttcagggaatgggGCAAAGCACGTAGGTCggctttcatgatttttcattaataattcaTTATGTTGTTCGGCCACTAAAGATGTGAGATTAGATCgaatatttcttgaacttcatCTCTCGCATTGCTCCCCAGAGCATACTCGAGGCAGGAAAAGTGGAGAATGTTTTCTCCAGCATATCATGATCAGTGatattttcaccacataattttaactgagaaataattttaaacatggCAGAATTATACGCTCAAATAGATTTAAAATCTTGTAGCCTTAAATGGAGCCAATCAAAACGTGCTTGTGGAAGTATGACCATCTTCAGGTGGTTATATCTATCTTTTAAATTATTCCACAGAGTAAGAGGATCTTTAACAGTGAGATATTAGAGGATCTTTAACAGtgagatattccattttcaagcCCTCATCAAGGTGATGGTGGAGGAATATCATTGCCTTTGCAAGGTCTTGATTTGATGCCTGATTTTTATATTTGATGGTGTCTGCTAGACCCATTGCATCAAGATGAATTTCGGCATCAAGTACCCAAGACAGGTAGCTATTGTCGGATATATCCAAGGCTACAAATTCACGTTTAGACAGATTTGCCATTTAATTAAGGGAAAGAGAGTCAATACCTTCGAggcttttaaagtatttgctcGAGATGgcagagtctcgtgctgataacgtgttataaaataacaaaattaaaatgcaagagaacatatatataaaagaaactTGAAGACTGATATGATTCCTTTCACTTGTGTGTATCTTCCATAGGATATGAGTGgtcctatttataggaaaacTAATTTAGTAATACATTTGGTGATCACTAACTAAAAGATAACTTTACTTTGGTGATCACTAACTGAAAGATAACTTACTTTGGTGATCACTAACTAAAAGACAAATTTACTTTGGTGATCACTAAAGTACTTGAATGATATATGGACATTCactattaaatattatttacaacaCGTTCCTATTAATAAGTAATatacatacgtacgtacatattGTGTGTCTTTCgaagcattttttttaaaagaaaaagccTTTATATCAATAACAAATTTGCTAGCTGGCGCTAAGGTTACTCGTTATTTACATGAGCAATATATGGATGAAACTATCTCCGGAAacgtatgtttttcttttcaatgGCGCGATGATaataattaatttgtttttttttttttttatatgtaattGATACACAGATTTTCTCGTCTTGTATAttcattctttatttttcatattgGAGTGGAGCAAATTGTAGGAGAGCTATAAGCTGGAATTGGGTTTAGTACTTAAGCTCTTAGCTGGAAGTTGCTCTTACTTAACTAATTGACCTTTTAGGTTCAAGCAGGGTGTCCGGTTTGCGAACACTTGACTTTCTGTTATAAAATGCTCTAGAAATTGTAGTGTTAACAATTAAATCCAAAAGTCGTTGTTTACACATTATATATTATCCACATTATTATGTGGTGGAACCCCTTGATTTCCATTAATTTAAAGTCTTAACGAACACTCACACAACTAAGTTTCTTAGGAAAAAGAAATGGATGCTTGAAACACTCTTTTGCCCATTTATCTACTTAATTATTATTcccttttcccttcaaattaCTCAGGATTCGATCCAAATTAAAGATTATTATAGTAGCCTATGTCATTACATTTAGGCGTGACTAACTCTGACATTTAGTTCTTCCCCTAACATTTTAAAGTATTAACAAACAGTAGATTAATTTAGAGTTATATACTTCACCAGATTTGCATTAGCTATGTCATCAATTTGCATTAGTTAGGTCATTATTAACTCCTGGATTTTATGGATGAGAAAATTCCAAAGTACATTTTCATGCATCCACACTTACTGACTCTAGttgtaaatttgaaaataataattaatataactTAACTCTAGTTGATGAAAATACTTAATTAGTAATTAAGGGATCTTAAATTTTTAGCTAGGCGGTTAAAAAAAAGTCACCCGCCACTAGTCAGAACGGTTTGTGGTCGTCGCGGATGTATACTCAATATATAACAAGTGTATAATAAATCCATAAGCAAGAAAGTTCAACTACGGGGGGACCAGAATTCTAATAATTCTCTTCCTCCAGGTCTGCGAGcattccatctttttcttactTGCAAATACTTATGAAAGGGAAAAAGCAGGCCAATTCACGCATCTTCCGCAAAGTATGAATGAGCTGGAATGAATACTACCCAGAGTAATTAAGACCATGCCACCTAATGGAATGTTACGTTTAATCGATCCTATCAAGATATATTGATCTTGTTCATGAATTAACGAAAATGTGCAAAAGCTCTATTAATTTGCCTCTGCTATTCTAGGCTAAAatttacaataaaaaaaatacgcGATTATTctttattgtagattttgttgGACTTTTATATATGTAGCGTAAAATCTTAATACTGTAGTAACTGACTTGACCATCGAAGATTTAAATCATGTAAAATTTGGACCACGATATGTAATCATTAATTCACTGAACGAGCATATTTCCATGTACATTGCCAACCCATGTAATATGCGAGGATTCCTTGTTAAAGGTTCTTTATATCGGAGAAAGAACATGCTAAAATCCCAAGTTGCTTCTAGAAAAAGGTCCTAAAAACCTTCAGCGTTAATAAATGCACAGATTAGTTTATGTTTCAGTTTTCACCAACATCACTGCAGTGAGTGAAAAATGCTATACATGCTCAATAGTACGTAATTACATTACCAGTTTTTTCTTGTTGATTCTTGAAATAGACaataaaatattgaaaccctttgCCCCTGGACTAAAACTACTAGAAATCTGCAGATTTTTTAGGGACGTTCTTGCTGAAACATATCGTCGATAATCTCTCCATTGGAAATTTCTTAAGAATACGCATGTTTCTAGTAGTTCTTGCCAAGACTAGGGCATTTTATATAACAGGAGCTTTCAATGCTTCGAGAACAAGATAAGATTTAAGAAGAGGTAATGAAAAAAGTATATCAAAGAATCACAAAGATGTTAACAAAAATACAAACAATTGAAGAAACACTATATTCACATGTATGAATCTTCTCTACAAAATGGAGAAAACAAAGTCAATCAGCATCTGCCCTCACACTATATGTCTATATCCCCACTCCAAATCCAAcccaaaagaaaatataatcaAGAAGTCATCATGGTCACCCAATTCCTGCACGCTATTCAGTTAAAAGAAATATCatagaatttaagaaaaattttctTCTTAGCAAAGGGGCATCTCACCAAACATATTAATCTGAGTAGGCTTGAAATTAGGAAATAGAGGATATTCACCTAAGTCTTGAATAAATCCTTCCATTGATCCAAAACCACTCAAAAACCCATTTGATGAATTTTCAACACTTCCATATGTATCTTCACTTACTTCCTCTTTCATCCTGTAATTAGTATCTTGTAACATGttcatgtgttgatgttgttgatgatgatctGGTGGTGATGATTCTATGTTCTTTTTCCTTTGGCTTATGTCCTTTTTCGTCTTTTTTCCTTTGACTTGTTGTGCAGCATTCTTCCCCGTGAGCCTTTGTACAAGATCGCGAAAATGCTCAACGTCTGTTTTGATGATCTCTGGTGCTATTATATGAATTATTCGGATTTTCGGCTTCAATTTGGATATTGTGTGTGAATCTCTATGTATGTTATGCTTAGAACAACTTGGGCTAATGGTTGCACTTGTGATCACTTGCTTCATCTTCTCCCTTTTGagcaaaaggaaaaattggaatttagagagagaaattagaggatattgttggaattaaTGTTGGAAGAATAGTGAGAAGGTATTTAAATAGGAGTAGTACTTGAGGGTTgaaattggtttggaagaaaaagATCCAAGTTTTGCCTTTTGGAAGCATGAATTGGACGGATTCTCTCATTGGAGAGGCTAAAATATTGCACCTAAgtattatactccctccgtttcaatttatgtgaagtaTTTCGAAGTACGAGGGTCAAATTTCATAACTTTGACCttaaattttgacatagatttttcaagtttgtaaaaataaaatttatatatttagaaactacattaaaaatactataagtcatggtaatttataattaaaataatttagaaaaaatgtaagGAAAGTGTGGTCAAAGAACCACCTCGTAGACTCCCAAATAGTCAAAGGTTCagataaattgaaacagagagagtatTAAATAGTATAGTAGTAGTAATCTAATAATCAATGTTTTATGTATAGAATTGGGATTCTcttagttcatttttttttaactttccaaCTTTTTTGTTCTTCTCCTTTGCCccaagaaatataatttgttgaGTTTACGTGCGTTGCCATGTAATTGAACTTTTGAGATGTAACGATCGAGGAATATAGTAGAATATATGGATATGATTCCTCTACTCAAAAATCTTAAATTCAAGctttaaaagtggaaaaagtCTCGATCTCTTAGAACTCAAAATCAAGATCCCTTTTGTGGTTCTACAATTTTGTACGTTATCACCCAAGGTTTACGGTTTAATGGTGTCGGTGAGAGTCTCGCGCATATTAGACGATGCACATGGTGAGTTTAACTTTCATAGTGTCTTTTTATAATACTCCAGCCTTCATTCTAAATTATGTACGTTgttaatccaaaaaaaaatgtacgtAGCAATATATTCTTTTTAGTCCGACCCAAATTTGATAATGATAACtctctaaaatttaaaaataatttaatttaaatttctcATTTCACGCTTAGTgacaaaattttatatttacgTGCACAAATATTGCGGCGTATATAAATACCACATAAATTTAAATGGGGATTCTCACTTAATGATAATGATAGGTTCCCCTCTCATTTGACATGTCGACGTTATCGCTAGCTACTTCGGTAAAGAAAAACTGAATCATTTTCATAGCTTAGGGTACACTAATTTCTATTGGATAAAAATGAATCATTTTCTTAGCTAACGGTGCCATAAATAGGaaagaaggaaggaaaatatttgTAACAACATCACGTGCAATGACTTTATTAGCTGATAGGTTTACTCTTGAGTTTTCACAACAATGGATGAAATAATTATCTgaaatatagtttttttttttttttttttttttttttttgcttgtagGTAATACTCCctatgtttcaatttatgtgaacatatttccttattaatccgtgccaaaaagaatgatctctttctatatttgaaaataacttatctttatgcaatttataatcacacaaaatatatatgactcatttaacaccacaagtttaaaaatcttctttattttcttaaactcagtacccagtcaaatgggttcacataaattgaaatggagtgAGTAATTAAATTTGACAAATTGAGTTATAATATTATTTCCACGTCTTGTGAATTCATTTCCCTTTTCCACATTGGAGAGTATTAAAAGCAACTTGCAGTATAGCTGTCAGCTAGTATATTAAGGTTTAGCAATTAGCCTCTTGGTTGCAAATTGCTTTTATTTAACTAATTGActttttaaatctcaaagacttaatgcTACTTATAATATATTCAGTAAACTCCTAGTGTCAAAAATTAAATCCCAAAATTCCTCTGCTAACACATTATTGTTCACATTATGCTGTTGTGGAACCCGTTGATCCCTAAAGTCTTACAAAGATTTACAACTGGAAAACTTAAATATCATCTTTAATTGCatcaatatgtacatatatatatatatatatatatatatatatatatatatatatatatatatatatatatatatatatatatatatatttccccGTTTCTCAGCCTATTAATATTccattttgacccaaaattacaaaattggTGGAACTTAGGGCCAATCTAACTTAATTACAGATTTTACCTTTCTTAAACAGAAATTCCCTCATACGATAATTAATTTAGTTGAAATCCTAGAAGTGAGAATACCTACCTACTGTTGGAATAACACCAACATTGTTGACGAACAATAATTGATCATCAGATTTCTAGattctctttttattattagcaaacattattaatttttcctttctttattatcttccCCGTTCAAGTAGCTGGATAAGATTGGATCAATATAATCAATATTTTAGATGACTAGCTAGGAAGTGGGAGACAAGAACTGCTCCTACTTTGATAATGcatttgatattgatattgtatACTTACTGATATAAGAAATGCCTGCTGCTTCACCATGATATCAGATAAAAGATCAGAAGTGCTTTGCACCTCCAAGTAGggaataatgataataataatatatagataataTAATTGTTGGATGAGCAAGATATGCGGAAGATAGGAGGTTTTCCTCCtcgttctattttttttttcttgggacGTATATCACTAAGCCATTCATTAAGTTTTTTCTGTTTGCATAATTATAGTTTCGAATCAACTCAGAGCAGGTCTTTTAACTGAATAATTACAAAGAAGTACCCGGCATCGGCtatctttctctctttttattACGTCGTGGACGGGAGAAAGAAGGGAAATTAGCTAGCGAAATAAACAGCAAGCAGCAGGCAAGAACTTCTTAGCTCCTAAGCTTTCTATATTGTAATAATATTTATCATGATCAAAGAAGTGCTCTGCACCTCCAAGTAGGAAATAATAATATATGTAGATCATAAGGAATATTTAATCATGAAATGCTGATTCCTTTATAGATTAAATAATTTATCGATTTGTTTACTAATAAAGTTGTAGCTGATGTTATATAGATGACGTTCTTGCCTCGCTGTATTTTAATTAACTAAACCCACATATATATTGCAAGTGTCGAGAACTGTAGAGTGATGGTGGGAAGGTCTACACGTTCTAGGAACTAATTTTATATGGAAAAAACCTTTTTGGGGAAGATGTACCAAAAGCGTAAgttgcatttttatttttatttgaaaaaaataacttCTTATTGGCCTATATCATCAATTAGTTCATTTGGGGCAAGGGTCGTGATAAATGAAAGCTTAGCTATTCTTAGTTGGTACTTGGAATTTAGagcattaaaaattaaaaaaaatgacttcCCAAACAGAATTAGAGAATACAAGTTTCATATAAATGATGTTCCACACTAATTGTCTCCTCTCCATCCCCAACATCCGATCTCGAACGCCAAATCATCCATGTCCCAACCCCACCCTGCACCCTTCATCCCACCCCATCCCGACCCTATAGTGTTtgctaaattatatataaaagtttttaGGATATAGTTTTTAGTTACTTATCAAATGTCATAAAGTCAGCGTAACATTAGTTATGTAttgtaaaatatttttcctttcgcCCTTCGGTACCACATACATCTAGTTTCACAAGGTAATATAGttggggcaatttgcacgatttccctttgttgggggtggtctttagtttttgcccctcaaattgctggtctttaatttttgccctttgcctAAAATActccgaggttctgggttcgaactccggctttgtcataaaaattaaaaaaaattcgcaaggcaaggctttgcaaaaagttctgccttatgaggcagactttgccttaaagcataactaaaagtttgccggAGAGGgcaaaactttgccttataaggcaaacttttacttttttttatttttatttaaagttcCCAGTAGCATCTGGGTTTTCATACCAATACTTAGAATTACACTTGAGTAGGGGATGGCCTAACTCAGTATATCAAAGAAAATGACTGTGTTGCATTACAAATACTGTATTAATTACCTGCATATGCACTGTCTCAACTACACAAAATAACTTACTAATAACATTAAGACTTGtcacatctttttttttttttcaacaaaccAGAGAAATATTGTTATGACCAAATTGAAGATCTGCAACTTAATCAATGGTTGCAACTTGGTGCAAAGGCTGCAAGTTCCTTGTGCAAAAACTTCAATAACCTTGTTAGCCATTGCACTTGCATACATTGTAGAACCTCCACACATCTTGGAAGAGATAGCTATAGTGATCACCAATCAATCCTCCGTCAATATGTTGGGGATCGATCTGAACTTCATCAGGGGCTTTTGAAACAAACAGATGCAGCATGAAAAACAACACTACTAGAGCAGTCCAACATCAAAATTCAGTAGTAACAGCATAAAAAACAGTAgcatttatacaaaaatattcTCTCTGCCTATGCCTTAGAGACTCCATTTGCATGAGGTATAGTCTATAAGATCCAGTAGTATGGATGGGAGACTCGTTTGCACAAAAATAATCAGTTCGTCGTTTGTAATACTCCATTTAGCTAAAGCATCTGCGACTTGGTTGGCTTCTCTAAAGCAGTGTCTAACCTCACAAGTAATAGCACTTGAGATATTTTGAATACGAATAATAATGTTCTTCATTTGCCAAGGGATATTATAGTTACCTTTGATCATTTCAACCATAATCTTAGAGTcacattccaaaattattttgatatgCCCATTTTGAGAACACCATTCCAGGCCATTTAGAGCAGCCTTGGTTTCGGCCATATTACTATTATCCATTCCAATACTTCAAGCAAATGCCATGATAATTTTTCCTCTGTGATCTCTACAAATTCCTCCAATTCCAGCTCTTCCATTTGCATCCCTACTTCCATCCGTGTTGATCTTCACCCAATTTTCAGAGGGCTTCAACCATTTAACCACAGTACATTCAATCTTAGGAGTAAGGCCCTTTTTGTTGATACATAAATTCCCACACAGCCGCATTCGATTACTCTTTGCTTTGGAGACAACCCATTTCGGATGAGAAAGAATCTTATATTGAATCCTCTTAGTATAGCATCTCGTTACCTTTATATATGATCGAGCATCTCGCTTTCCATATCTCCCAACAAATTACTACAGGAGTAATTTGTAGAATAGTTTGATGAAGTGAGTTTTTTGGTTTGATATTCCACCACTTTTGAAGCATACACCTTATAGGTATATACTCCCAAGAAATTCCAACAGGATTTCCGAAGAAATTCCACATTTGTTCAGCAATTTTCCCACCAATGAAAGTATGGTGCATAGTATCTCTTTGATCATTAGGGCAACAAAAACACCTGGCATCACTGGCAATCCGAAATCTAGTACCAATAGTATCattaaaaaaggaaagtttctttttaaaaatctcCACATTAAGAAGGACATTTTAAAAGGTAAATGCTTATGCCAAatcttctttaaaaaataagaaacctCATTTTTCTGTCTAATATGTCTCCCGAGTGAGGAAGCTAGAGAAAAAGTACCAAATGCTTCGTTAGGCATCCAAATAGGAATATCAATTAGATCCGGATTACCTGTTTCAATGGAGTTGATGTGTTCAGTAAGATATTCAGGAAGCTGTAACATATCTATATCCCAATTCCCATTAGTAATAATGTCACTGACAATTTGGGCATAATTAAAATCATTTCTATGAATAACTGAGCTACAACACCCATTTCACACGGTTATCCATACACAAATTACTATTTCCCTTATTGATTTTCCAAATTAAAAGTTCTTCCACTAGATCTCTAATTTTGACCAATTGTTTCCAAGCAAGGGAATGAGTAGGCTGAATAGTAGAAGCAACAGGATGAGTAGAACAATACTTAGCTAAAACAAAAGTACCCCATAGAGATTTACACGTTCTAAGCCTTCACCATCTTTTCATAGTTAAACTCTTACTAACATCAAAAATACTTCTAAAACCTAGACCACCTTCCTTTTTTGGAAAACACATGTTATCCCAAGAACTccaatgatatttatttttacccTCAACAGAACCCTAAAAGAAATTAGCAAAGTAACTTTCAAGTTGCAACAAAACAGTTTTAGGAGGTTCTAAAGCAGACAAAAGATAAATTGGTTGAGATTGCAAGACATGCACATTAAAGTAGCTTTGCCCCCAATCGAAAGAAGTTTACCTTGCCATCCTGTAGTCCTTTTCACCAATTTGGATATCATCTCACTATAGTAAGCAATTCTCTGTTCCCCTACATATAAAGGACAACCCAAATAAGTAATGGGAAAGTTAGAATGTTTGTAACCAGTTACCTCTTTAATTCtctgaatgatgttgttagaagCCTTGGGTTCCACCAGGAAGCAACTCTTGTTGATATTTATCCTTTGTCCAGAGCACTTTTGATAATTTTGAAGTTGATGCATAACCAATTCAAGAGATCTCTTACCGCCAGAGGTAAAAATAATAACATCATCTGTATATGCAAGGTGAGTAATGTGTGGACCATTATAGGGCAAAATGAATCCCCTATATGGATGAATGTGGGGCAGTTGGTTCAACATTATAGATAAGACTTCTGCCCCAAGAACAAATAAAGAGGGGGATAGAGGATCACCTTGCTTAAGCCCCTTAGTAGAGTGAAAAGAATCCTTTTCTCACCccattaataataatagaatACCAGACATTAGATATTAATCTTCTAATCATAGCAATCCATTTATCTGAAAAACCAAATTTCTTAAGAGCATGAAGAAGAAATTTCCAATTAACC encodes:
- the LOC132062537 gene encoding VQ motif-containing protein 25-like, which translates into the protein MKQVITSATISPSCSKHNIHRDSHTISKLKPKIRIIHIIAPEIIKTDVEHFRDLVQRLTGKNAAQQVKGKKTKKDISQRKKNIESSPPDHHQQHQHMNMLQDTNYRMKEEVSEDTYGSVENSSNGFLSGFGSMEGFIQDLGEYPLFPNFKPTQINMFGEMPLC